A region from the Polaribacter sp. Hel1_33_78 genome encodes:
- a CDS encoding NAD(P)H-dependent oxidoreductase, whose product MNAIESLKWRYAVKKFDDKKSLTKKQINTLKDAFNLTATSYGLQPLKLVIIDNKTIQKELVAHSWNQSQVVDASHLLVICIPEKYTSEEVKKYFNLVKEIRNSPDTVINPFQEFLTAEIEKKTQEELFLWNKNQAYIALGNLLTVCALEKIDSCPMEGFLPEKYNEILKLDKHNLTSTLVLPVGFRAQDDYMKDLKKVRKNVTDVVIEIN is encoded by the coding sequence ATGAATGCAATAGAAAGTTTAAAATGGCGTTATGCCGTTAAAAAATTTGATGATAAGAAATCACTTACAAAAAAACAAATAAATACCTTAAAAGACGCTTTTAATTTGACAGCAACCTCCTATGGTTTGCAGCCTTTAAAATTAGTTATTATTGATAATAAGACGATACAAAAAGAATTGGTTGCACATTCTTGGAACCAATCTCAAGTTGTAGATGCTTCTCATCTTTTAGTAATTTGTATTCCTGAAAAATATACTTCTGAAGAAGTTAAAAAGTATTTTAATTTAGTTAAGGAAATAAGAAATTCTCCAGATACAGTTATCAATCCTTTTCAAGAGTTTTTAACTGCAGAAATTGAGAAAAAGACGCAAGAAGAATTATTTCTTTGGAATAAAAATCAAGCTTATATTGCTTTAGGAAATTTACTAACAGTTTGTGCTTTAGAAAAAATAGACTCTTGCCCTATGGAAGGTTTTCTTCCTGAAAAATATAATGAAATTCTAAAATTAGATAAACATAATTTAACGTCTACTTTAGTTTTACCTGTTGGTTTTAGAGCTCAAGATGATTATATGAAAGACTTGAAAAAAGTACGTAAAAACGTTACTGATGTTGTTATAGAAATCAATTAA
- the lepB gene encoding signal peptidase I, giving the protein MTFTQWFIFFLVVQVIHFLGTWKLYVKAGRKAWEAAVPVYNGIVLMQIINRPKWWVILLFVPVVNLLMFPVIWIETIRTFGFYKKLESFLVIATLGLYIFYINYNTDAEYNAERSIKPRSELGEWVSSIAFAIIAATLVHTYFMQPFTIPTSSLEKSLLVGDYLFVSKFHYGARVPSTVIAAPMVHDSLPFTGTASYLKKPQLPYTRLPGLQKIKNNDIVCFNWPADSLATMWGDTSGKFTYKPVDKKTNYVKRSVGIAGDSLEMRNGYFFINGKKNELPYRAKLQFYYTFECKQPISQSTYPKFLLNKEKTGVYKILSEYWNNDKVQEAIKKNGNLSKIGEDSLYTEVAGGVNPQFAQRLKMINVDHKININLTEEEVIRLEKYPLTVSVKKINHSPDNAIFPHVKKLGWSQDNFGPIYIPKKGATVKLDSESIPFYKQIIKNYESNDLVINGEDIFINGEKTDSYTFKQDYFYLIGDNRHNSLDARYWGYVPFDHVLGKPVMIWFSWDANAPSFTAKLKSIRWNRMFTTVGGDGEPISYRYFVFALIALYIGYSFYKGKKKTSKK; this is encoded by the coding sequence ATGACATTTACACAATGGTTTATCTTTTTTTTAGTTGTTCAAGTAATTCATTTTTTAGGAACTTGGAAACTCTATGTGAAAGCAGGCAGAAAGGCTTGGGAAGCCGCTGTTCCTGTTTATAATGGAATTGTTTTAATGCAAATTATCAATCGTCCAAAATGGTGGGTTATTTTACTATTTGTTCCTGTTGTAAATTTGTTAATGTTTCCAGTTATTTGGATAGAAACTATTAGAACTTTTGGCTTCTACAAAAAATTAGAGTCATTTTTAGTAATTGCAACTTTAGGCTTGTATATTTTTTACATTAATTATAACACAGATGCCGAATACAATGCTGAAAGAAGTATAAAACCACGCTCTGAATTGGGTGAATGGGTTAGCTCTATTGCCTTTGCAATTATTGCTGCCACATTGGTACACACCTATTTTATGCAGCCGTTTACGATACCAACATCCTCTTTAGAAAAATCTTTATTAGTTGGTGATTATCTTTTTGTAAGTAAGTTTCATTATGGTGCTCGAGTTCCATCAACTGTAATTGCTGCACCCATGGTTCATGATTCTTTACCTTTTACAGGCACAGCATCCTATCTTAAGAAACCACAATTGCCTTATACCCGTTTACCTGGTTTACAAAAAATTAAAAATAATGATATTGTTTGTTTTAATTGGCCTGCAGATTCTTTGGCAACAATGTGGGGAGATACTTCTGGTAAATTCACATACAAACCAGTTGATAAAAAAACGAACTATGTAAAACGCTCAGTGGGTATTGCCGGTGATTCTCTAGAAATGAGAAATGGTTATTTCTTCATCAATGGTAAAAAGAACGAATTACCTTACAGAGCTAAACTACAGTTTTATTACACGTTTGAGTGCAAACAGCCTATCAGTCAAAGCACCTATCCTAAATTTTTATTGAACAAAGAAAAAACAGGAGTTTATAAAATTTTATCAGAATATTGGAATAATGATAAAGTTCAGGAAGCTATTAAAAAGAATGGAAACTTATCAAAAATTGGCGAAGACTCTTTATACACTGAAGTAGCTGGAGGTGTAAATCCGCAATTTGCTCAAAGGTTAAAAATGATTAATGTTGATCATAAAATAAACATTAATTTAACTGAAGAAGAAGTTATTAGACTCGAAAAATACCCTCTTACTGTTTCTGTAAAAAAGATAAACCATTCTCCTGACAATGCTATTTTTCCTCATGTAAAAAAATTAGGCTGGAGTCAAGATAATTTTGGGCCCATTTACATTCCTAAAAAGGGAGCAACTGTAAAACTAGACTCAGAATCAATTCCTTTTTACAAACAAATTATCAAAAATTATGAATCCAATGATTTAGTTATTAATGGTGAGGATATTTTTATCAACGGAGAAAAAACAGATTCTTATACGTTTAAACAAGATTATTTTTATTTGATTGGAGATAATCGACACAATTCTTTAGATGCGCGCTACTGGGGTTATGTACCTTTTGATCATGTTTTAGGAAAACCAGTTATGATTTGGTTTAGTTGGGACGCTAATGCGCCAAGTTTTACTGCTAAATTAAAATCTATAAGATGGAATAGAATGTTTACTACCGTTGGTGGAGATGGAGAACCTATTTCTTATCGATATTTTGTTTTTGCTTTAATTGCACTTTATATTGGTTATAGTTTTTATAAAGGAAAGAAAAAAACGTCTAAAAAATAA
- a CDS encoding WbqC family protein, whose protein sequence is MSLFIPTYFSPISQYSEVIKSENIVFEMDDNFQKQSYRNRCYIHNSNGKQLLSIPVKHQIKDGRKKTKDTLIENDFPWQDHHFKSLKIAYRSSPFFEFFEDDIAPIFEKKYKYLQDVNIDTFLFIDDALQLETSFSKSEEYRVEETERDFRYLAEKKNHLKNMKHNYIQMFDEKHGFIPNLSILDLLFMEGPNTCSYL, encoded by the coding sequence ATGTCTTTGTTTATTCCTACGTACTTCTCTCCTATTTCTCAATATTCAGAAGTTATAAAATCTGAAAATATTGTTTTCGAAATGGATGATAATTTTCAAAAACAAAGCTACAGAAACCGCTGTTACATTCATAATTCTAATGGAAAACAATTATTAAGTATTCCAGTAAAACATCAAATTAAAGACGGAAGAAAAAAAACAAAAGACACTTTAATTGAAAACGATTTTCCTTGGCAAGACCATCATTTTAAGTCTTTAAAAATAGCGTATCGAAGCTCTCCTTTTTTTGAGTTTTTTGAAGATGACATTGCTCCTATATTTGAAAAAAAATATAAATATCTTCAAGATGTAAATATTGACACCTTTCTATTTATTGATGACGCTTTGCAACTAGAGACTAGTTTTTCTAAAAGTGAAGAATACAGAGTTGAAGAGACCGAAAGAGATTTTAGATATCTTGCAGAAAAAAAAAATCATTTGAAAAACATGAAACATAATTACATTCAAATGTTTGATGAGAAACATGGATTTATTCCCAATCTCTCTATTTTAGACCTATTATTTATGGAAGGACCTAATACCTGTAGTTATTTATGA
- a CDS encoding aminoacyl-histidine dipeptidase, with product MNQDIRNQEPKSVWNHFADLNAVPRPSKKEERVIQFMVDFGNNLNLETFVDIVGNVIIKKPATSGMEKRKTVVMQGHIDMVHQKNSDTVFDFDKEGIKMFVDGDWIKAKGTTLGADNGLGVAAIMAVLSSSEISHPTIEALFTIDEETGMTGAMGLEGGVLKGEILLNLDTEEDDEIGIGCAGGVDVTATRRYAEEDIPENTTAFSITVKGLNGGHSGMDIIKGLGNANKIMNRILFDGFSNFGLRISEINGGSLRNAIPRESFATVVVDTISKEPFLFETEQLINNIKEEFSTLEKNLLIDIQEITLTKKVMELGVQEGFTKAVYAGLNGVYRMSPDVVGLVETSNNIARIIVKDGAIKIGCLTRSSSETNKWDLSNSLRACFELAGFDVDFSGTYPGWLPNINSEILKTVTTIYKDLFNENPNVAACHAGLECGILGQNYPNMDMVSFGPNIKGAHSPDERAQISSTQKFWKFLIEILKNIPEKTS from the coding sequence ATGAATCAAGATATAAGAAACCAAGAGCCAAAGTCAGTTTGGAATCATTTTGCAGATTTAAACGCTGTCCCTCGTCCTTCAAAAAAAGAAGAAAGAGTCATCCAATTTATGGTCGATTTTGGTAACAACTTAAATCTTGAAACGTTTGTTGATATAGTAGGGAATGTCATCATTAAAAAGCCTGCAACTTCAGGAATGGAAAAAAGGAAAACAGTGGTAATGCAAGGTCATATAGACATGGTGCATCAAAAAAACTCAGATACTGTTTTCGATTTTGACAAAGAGGGAATTAAGATGTTTGTTGATGGTGACTGGATAAAAGCAAAAGGCACCACTTTAGGTGCAGATAACGGTCTAGGAGTTGCTGCAATTATGGCAGTTTTATCATCATCAGAAATTTCTCACCCAACCATAGAAGCTCTATTTACAATTGATGAAGAAACTGGAATGACTGGAGCAATGGGTCTTGAAGGGGGCGTTTTAAAAGGAGAGATCTTGTTAAATTTAGATACTGAAGAAGATGATGAAATTGGAATAGGTTGTGCTGGTGGAGTTGACGTTACTGCAACCAGAAGGTATGCAGAAGAGGATATTCCAGAAAATACAACAGCTTTTTCTATTACTGTAAAGGGTTTAAATGGAGGCCATTCAGGAATGGACATAATTAAAGGTTTAGGAAATGCCAACAAAATTATGAATCGTATTTTATTTGATGGTTTTTCAAATTTTGGTTTACGTATTTCTGAAATTAATGGCGGGAGTTTACGAAATGCAATTCCTAGAGAAAGTTTTGCAACTGTGGTTGTAGACACAATCTCTAAAGAACCTTTTTTGTTTGAAACTGAGCAACTTATTAACAATATAAAAGAGGAGTTTTCAACACTAGAAAAAAACTTATTAATTGATATACAAGAAATTACATTAACTAAAAAAGTAATGGAATTAGGTGTTCAAGAAGGTTTTACGAAAGCAGTTTATGCAGGTTTAAATGGTGTATACAGAATGAGCCCTGATGTTGTTGGCTTAGTAGAAACGTCGAATAATATTGCACGAATAATAGTAAAAGATGGTGCTATTAAAATTGGCTGTTTAACGCGCTCTTCGTCAGAAACAAATAAATGGGACTTATCAAATTCTTTAAGAGCTTGTTTTGAATTGGCAGGTTTTGATGTTGATTTTTCTGGCACTTATCCTGGTTGGTTGCCTAACATAAATTCAGAAATATTAAAAACAGTTACTACTATTTATAAAGACCTGTTTAATGAAAATCCAAATGTTGCAGCTTGCCATGCAGGCTTAGAATGCGGGATTTTAGGACAGAACTATCCTAATATGGATATGGTCTCTTTTGGTCCAAATATCAAAGGAGCGCATTCTCCAGATGAAAGAGCTCAAATTTCATCAACTCAAAAGTTTTGGAAATTTCTAATAGAAATTCTTAAAAACATACCTGAAAAAACATCTTAA
- a CDS encoding ParA family protein — protein sequence MGKIIAIANQKGGVGKTTTSINLAASLGVLEKKVLLIDADPQANASSGLGIDVDSVEFGTYQVLEHTISAKEAIVNTTSPNLDIIPAHIDLVAIEIELVDKLEREYMLKKSLAEIKNDYDYIIIDCAPSLGLITLNSFVAADSVIIPIQCEYFALEGLGKLLNTIKSIQNIHNPDLDIEGLLLTMFDSRLRLSNQVVDEVRKHFSSMVFDTIIRRNTRLGEAPSYGESIIAYDATSKGAVNYLNLAQELIKKHS from the coding sequence ATGGGAAAAATAATTGCTATAGCAAATCAAAAAGGTGGTGTAGGTAAAACTACGACTAGTATAAATTTAGCTGCTTCTTTAGGTGTTTTAGAAAAAAAAGTACTGTTAATTGATGCCGATCCTCAAGCAAATGCATCTTCTGGATTAGGTATTGATGTGGATTCTGTAGAATTTGGTACTTATCAAGTTTTAGAGCATACAATTTCTGCAAAAGAAGCTATTGTAAACACAACTTCTCCTAATTTAGATATTATTCCTGCACATATAGATTTAGTAGCCATAGAAATTGAATTGGTAGACAAGCTAGAACGGGAATACATGTTGAAAAAATCGTTGGCTGAAATTAAAAATGATTATGATTACATTATAATAGATTGTGCTCCATCGTTAGGTTTAATAACATTAAATTCTTTTGTCGCTGCAGACTCTGTAATCATTCCTATTCAATGTGAATATTTTGCATTAGAAGGTTTGGGTAAATTATTAAACACAATAAAAAGTATACAGAACATTCATAATCCTGATTTAGATATTGAGGGATTACTTTTAACGATGTTTGATTCCCGTTTACGCTTATCTAATCAAGTTGTAGATGAAGTTAGAAAACATTTTTCTAGCATGGTTTTTGATACAATTATTAGAAGAAACACGCGTTTAGGTGAAGCACCAAGTTATGGAGAAAGCATAATTGCTTATGATGCAACTAGTAAAGGAGCAGTAAACTATCTAAATTTAGCACAGGAATTAATAAAAAAGCATTCTTAA
- a CDS encoding DUF6122 family protein: protein MSKFIVHYSLHFLVPLLISFLFFKQNWKIIYLIFLSSMLVDLDHLIANPIFQENRCSINFHPLHTYFACGIYFTGLFFKKTRVIALALLFHMLTDFIDCYL, encoded by the coding sequence ATGTCAAAATTCATAGTCCATTATTCGCTTCATTTCTTAGTACCACTGCTCATATCTTTTTTATTTTTTAAACAAAACTGGAAAATAATTTATTTAATTTTCTTGTCATCTATGCTCGTAGATTTAGATCACTTAATAGCAAATCCTATTTTTCAAGAAAACAGATGCAGCATTAATTTTCATCCATTACATACCTATTTTGCTTGTGGAATATATTTTACTGGACTTTTTTTTAAGAAAACAAGAGTTATTGCGTTGGCATTACTATTTCATATGCTGACAGATTTTATAGATTGTTATCTATAA
- a CDS encoding ParB/RepB/Spo0J family partition protein: protein MAKATKKQALGRGLSALLQETPNMNSASDKNAEKVVGSIIEIELDLIDVNPFQPRTYFDEEALLELANSIKELGVIQPITVRKLAGNKFQLVSGERRYRASKQIGSKTIPAYIRLANDQEMLEMALVENIQRKNLDPIEVALSYQRLIDEIQLTQEELSTRVGKKRSTVANYLRLLKLDPILQTGMRDGFISMGHGRAMINVENTEDQLAIYEKILREKLSVRQTEDLVKSLKSVKTTKPKKKPTPNYIKNSVKDISAYFGHKIDIIVSNNGKGKISIPFHSEEDFNRIKNLLK, encoded by the coding sequence ATGGCAAAAGCAACCAAGAAACAAGCTTTAGGAAGAGGTTTATCTGCCTTACTACAAGAAACACCAAATATGAATTCTGCATCAGATAAAAATGCAGAAAAAGTTGTAGGTAGTATTATAGAAATTGAACTTGATTTAATAGATGTAAATCCTTTTCAACCAAGAACTTATTTTGATGAAGAAGCGTTGCTTGAATTAGCAAATTCCATTAAAGAATTAGGTGTAATTCAACCAATTACAGTAAGAAAATTAGCAGGAAACAAATTTCAACTGGTCTCTGGAGAACGAAGATATAGGGCATCAAAACAAATCGGCAGTAAAACAATTCCGGCATATATAAGGCTTGCCAACGACCAGGAAATGCTAGAAATGGCTTTGGTTGAAAACATTCAGCGTAAAAATTTAGATCCAATTGAAGTAGCACTTTCTTATCAACGTTTAATTGATGAGATTCAATTAACACAAGAAGAATTAAGTACAAGAGTTGGTAAAAAACGTTCTACTGTAGCAAACTACTTAAGGTTATTAAAATTAGACCCTATTTTACAAACAGGAATGAGAGACGGTTTTATTTCTATGGGGCATGGAAGAGCAATGATTAATGTTGAAAATACGGAAGATCAATTGGCTATTTATGAAAAAATTTTACGAGAAAAATTATCTGTAAGACAAACAGAAGATTTAGTAAAATCCTTAAAATCTGTTAAAACTACAAAACCAAAGAAGAAGCCAACTCCCAATTATATAAAAAATAGTGTGAAAGATATTAGTGCATATTTTGGCCATAAAATAGACATTATTGTGAGTAATAATGGTAAAGGAAAAATTTCAATTCCTTTTCATTCAGAAGAAGATTTCAACCGCATAAAAAACTTACTAAAATAA
- a CDS encoding Crp/Fnr family transcriptional regulator produces MEFLKNFFSNPNFTPIPESSFEAFSKLINIVSYEKKDTIAKAGKIATDSYIIKSGIVKSYFVDDKGKEHIRSIFTPYRTTGPLASLISNKPSELSYDCLTDCVFYKFNYKSFKELARKDIAIAGLHSEVLEFIFLKMESKIYDLSVLNATERYLKLKREIPNIEEIITQYNIASYLNITAVQLSRIRKSIYSI; encoded by the coding sequence ATGGAATTTTTAAAAAACTTCTTTTCAAATCCTAATTTCACTCCAATTCCAGAGAGTAGTTTTGAAGCATTTTCTAAACTAATAAATATTGTAAGCTATGAGAAAAAAGATACTATAGCAAAAGCTGGGAAAATTGCAACTGATAGTTATATTATAAAATCTGGTATAGTAAAGTCTTATTTTGTTGATGACAAAGGTAAAGAACATATAAGAAGTATATTCACTCCATATAGAACAACAGGCCCTTTAGCATCCTTAATCTCTAACAAACCAAGTGAACTTTCGTATGACTGCTTAACTGATTGTGTGTTTTATAAATTTAATTATAAAAGCTTTAAAGAGCTTGCAAGAAAAGATATCGCTATAGCTGGCCTGCATAGTGAAGTCTTGGAATTTATTTTTCTAAAAATGGAGTCTAAAATTTATGATCTTTCAGTGTTAAACGCTACAGAGAGATATTTAAAACTTAAAAGAGAAATACCAAATATTGAAGAAATTATCACCCAATATAACATAGCTTCTTACCTAAACATTACAGCCGTTCAACTAAGTAGAATTAGAAAAAGTATTTATTCTATATAA
- the dapB gene encoding 4-hydroxy-tetrahydrodipicolinate reductase, producing MKIALLGYGRMGKEIEKIAVSRGHEIVIRKDVDDKIDITLADVAIDFSIPTSAFNNITNCLNHNVPVISGTTGWLEKYDEAITLCKEKNGAFIYASNYSLGVNIFFELNKQLAKMMKTIEGYSISMEEIHHTKKLDAPSGTAITLAEGIIQNTSKNNWELGEKTSEENIAIVAKRTPKVPGTHTVWYNSEVDTIEIKHTAHSRKGFALGAVIAAEWISNKTGVFSMKDVLNIR from the coding sequence ATGAAAATTGCACTTTTAGGTTATGGAAGAATGGGTAAAGAGATTGAAAAAATAGCAGTCTCAAGAGGTCATGAAATAGTAATTAGAAAGGATGTTGATGATAAAATTGATATTACTTTAGCTGATGTTGCTATCGATTTTAGCATCCCTACTTCAGCTTTTAATAATATTACAAACTGTTTAAACCACAATGTACCTGTCATTTCTGGTACTACAGGATGGTTAGAAAAATATGATGAGGCAATTACATTGTGTAAAGAAAAAAATGGTGCATTTATTTATGCTTCTAACTATAGTTTAGGTGTGAACATATTTTTTGAACTAAACAAACAACTAGCAAAAATGATGAAAACCATAGAAGGCTATAGTATTTCTATGGAAGAAATTCATCATACCAAAAAATTAGACGCTCCAAGTGGTACGGCAATTACTTTGGCTGAGGGAATTATACAAAATACTTCTAAAAATAATTGGGAATTAGGAGAAAAGACATCCGAAGAAAACATTGCAATTGTAGCTAAGAGAACCCCGAAAGTTCCGGGAACACACACTGTATGGTATAATTCTGAAGTTGATACTATCGAAATTAAACACACAGCCCATAGTAGAAAAGGGTTTGCTCTAGGCGCTGTTATTGCAGCTGAATGGATTTCTAACAAAACCGGAGTCTTTTCGATGAAAGATGTGTTAAACATCCGTTAA
- a CDS encoding lipopolysaccharide biosynthesis protein has translation MGIVLKQSFKNTIIIYLAFLIGGVNTIIFYPEFLGSKFYGLVVYLLSTSNIIMPFLAFGVHFTMVKFFSSYETKEQKDRFLSSLIFLPLLIALPLGFLWDYFHQLIMNRVTEGNKNIESYTFSIYIISVCCAYFEFFYSWTKVQLNTVFGNVLKELWNRVVVMILLLFVFLEWITKIEFIYYLTYAYILRTIVMMFYAFKVYMPKFHLKLPDNFSEIIKYSAYIILAGSAGAILLDIDKNMIPNKDTIEKVAYYTVAVFMGSFIEAPSRAMTQILQPLTSKSLNDSDIGEVENLYKKSSINLFLVGGLFFLLVNCGVHELFKLMPEKGYAGGELVVLMISIAKLYTMFLGNNGAIIGNSKFYRITLPLGIGMALSVYFMNKLFYFKLDFGTDGLALATLITILFFNTVKLFFVKSKFLITPFTDKSWKMFVIILVLFCSFYFWNFSVPKVEIFNRDISPIFNLILKSILITVLYLFIVIKFSISNQINSIVRRYIKL, from the coding sequence ATGGGAATTGTTTTAAAACAATCTTTTAAAAATACAATAATTATATATTTAGCTTTTTTAATTGGAGGTGTAAATACAATTATATTTTATCCTGAGTTTTTAGGATCAAAATTTTATGGTTTAGTTGTTTATTTATTATCTACTTCAAATATCATTATGCCTTTTTTAGCTTTTGGAGTCCATTTTACAATGGTAAAGTTTTTTTCATCTTATGAAACAAAAGAACAAAAAGATAGGTTTTTATCATCATTAATATTCTTACCACTACTAATAGCATTACCTCTTGGTTTTCTTTGGGATTATTTCCACCAATTAATAATGAACAGAGTTACAGAAGGAAATAAAAATATAGAAAGTTATACTTTTTCTATATATATCATTAGTGTGTGTTGCGCATATTTTGAGTTTTTCTATTCTTGGACAAAAGTGCAACTAAATACTGTTTTTGGCAATGTTTTAAAAGAACTTTGGAATAGAGTGGTAGTGATGATTTTATTACTTTTTGTCTTTTTAGAATGGATAACAAAAATTGAATTTATTTATTATTTAACTTACGCTTACATTCTAAGAACAATTGTAATGATGTTTTATGCATTTAAAGTGTATATGCCTAAATTTCATTTGAAGTTACCAGATAATTTTTCTGAGATTATTAAATATTCTGCTTACATAATTTTAGCTGGAAGTGCAGGTGCTATTTTATTAGATATAGATAAAAATATGATACCTAATAAAGATACTATAGAAAAAGTAGCATATTACACAGTTGCTGTTTTTATGGGTTCTTTTATTGAGGCTCCAAGCAGAGCAATGACACAAATTTTACAACCTTTAACCTCTAAATCTTTAAATGATTCTGATATTGGTGAAGTAGAAAATTTATACAAAAAAAGTTCTATTAATTTATTTTTAGTTGGAGGATTGTTTTTTTTACTAGTAAATTGTGGAGTACATGAATTATTTAAATTAATGCCAGAAAAAGGATACGCAGGTGGGGAGTTAGTTGTGTTAATGATTTCTATAGCAAAATTATACACTATGTTTTTAGGCAATAATGGTGCAATAATTGGGAATTCAAAATTTTATAGAATTACTTTACCCTTGGGTATTGGTATGGCATTGTCTGTTTATTTTATGAATAAACTTTTTTACTTTAAATTAGATTTCGGGACTGATGGTCTAGCATTGGCGACTTTAATAACCATTTTGTTTTTTAATACTGTAAAATTGTTTTTTGTAAAAAGTAAGTTCTTAATTACTCCTTTTACAGATAAGTCTTGGAAGATGTTTGTTATAATTTTAGTTCTATTTTGTTCTTTTTATTTTTGGAATTTTTCCGTACCAAAAGTAGAAATTTTTAATAGAGATATTTCTCCCATATTTAATCTCATTTTGAAAAGTATTTTAATTACAGTTTTGTATTTGTTTATTGTGATTAAGTTTTCTATCTCTAATCAAATTAATAGTATTGTAAGAAGATATATTAAATTATAG
- a CDS encoding DUF5683 domain-containing protein — protein sequence MFFKKIICILFVALFSASLFAQKDSTNVKIKNKLKTSQGIYNPLSPSKAAFYSAIFPGMGQIYNRKYWKAPIVWGALAIPTYYYQLNNSEYKRYRRAYKLRKNGLQDEFTLDDGSTPVSLETLETAQKQLRENRDMSLLTGVILYVLQIVEASVNAHLIQFNTDDNLSFKPALIMDPINIETPTVGLTIKYNF from the coding sequence GTGTTTTTTAAAAAAATCATATGTATTCTTTTTGTCGCATTGTTTTCTGCGAGTCTTTTTGCGCAAAAAGATTCTACTAACGTAAAAATCAAGAATAAACTTAAAACATCACAAGGAATTTATAATCCTTTATCTCCTTCGAAAGCAGCTTTTTATTCTGCAATTTTTCCAGGTATGGGACAAATTTATAATAGAAAATATTGGAAAGCTCCTATTGTTTGGGGTGCTTTAGCGATACCCACGTATTATTATCAATTAAATAATAGCGAATACAAACGCTATAGAAGGGCCTATAAATTAAGAAAAAATGGTTTACAAGATGAGTTTACTTTGGATGATGGCTCTACCCCAGTATCTCTGGAAACTTTAGAGACTGCTCAAAAACAACTTAGAGAAAATAGAGATATGTCTTTATTAACTGGGGTTATTTTATATGTACTACAAATTGTTGAAGCTAGTGTAAATGCGCATTTGATTCAATTTAATACAGATGATAATTTATCATTTAAACCTGCACTTATAATGGATCCAATCAATATAGAAACACCAACAGTTGGATTAACAATTAAATATAATTTTTAA